The proteins below come from a single Trachemys scripta elegans isolate TJP31775 chromosome 16, CAS_Tse_1.0, whole genome shotgun sequence genomic window:
- the SHC1 gene encoding SHC-transforming protein 1 isoform X3: MEYVDMNKLSCGKKTRVEGGQLGGDEWTRHGSFVNKPTRGWLHPDDKVMGPGVSYLVRYMGCVEVLQSMRALDFNTRTQVTREAISLVCEAVPGAKGAVRRRKPCGRSLNSILGKSNLKFAGMPITLTISTSSLNLMASDCKQIIANHHMQSISFASGGDPDTAEYVAYVAKDPVNQRACHILECPEGLAQDVISTIGQAFELRFKQYLKNPPKLVTPHDRMAGFDGSAWDEEEEEPSDHQYYNDFPGKEPPLGGVVDMRLRDGASVAQAPNHLGATLPVGQMSSAEHDPRKQHPPAQGRDKYAPGAGPALRTDLFDDPSYVNVQNLDRSRQASAASIPGTANGSAQRDLFDMKPFEDALRVPPTVPVGLPPAQLLASMEEQLRREPWYHGKMSRKEAEKLLKVNGDFLVRESTTTPGQYVLTGLQGGQPKHLLLVDPEGVVRTKDHRFESVSHLISYHMDNHLPIISAGSELCLQQPVERRL; encoded by the exons ATGGAGTATGTG GATATGAACAAGCTGAGCTGCGGGAAGAAGACGCGGGTGGAAGGCGGCCAGCTGGGGGGCGACGAATGGACCCGCCACGGCAGCTTCGTCAATAAGCCCACCCGCGGCTGGCTGCACCCCGACGACAAGGTCATGGGCCCCGGCGTCTCCTACCTCGTGAGG tACATGGGCTGCGTGGAAGTTCTGCAGTCCATGCGGGCGCTGGATTTCAACACCAGGACTCAGGTCACCAG GGAGGCGATCAGCCTGGTGTGCGAGGCAGTGCCCGGTGCCAAAGGAGCCGTCCGGAGGAGGAAG CCCTGCGGCCGCTCACTGAACTCCATCCTGGGCAAGAGCAACCTCAAATTTGCCGGCATGCCCATCACCCTCACCATCTCCACCAGCAGCCTCAACCTCATGGCGTCCGACTGCAAACAG atCATCGCCAACCATCACATGCAGTCCATCTCCTTCGCCTCAGGGGGGGACCCG GACACTGCAGAGTACGTTGCCTACGTTGCCAAAGACCCCGTCAATCAGAGAG ccTGCCATATCCTGGAGTGCCCCGAGGGCCTGGCGCAGGACGTGATCAGCACCATTGGGCAGGCCTTCGAGCTGCGCTTCAAGCAGTACTTGAAAAACCCCCCAAAGCTCGTAACTCCCCATGACAG GATGGCTGGGTTCGACGGCTCGGCCTgggacgaggaggaggaagagccatCGGACCACCAGTACTACAACGACTTCCCCGGCAAAGAGCCACCCCTCGGGGGCGTGGTGGACATGCGGCTGCGTGATGGCGCCAGCGTGGCACAGGCGCCCAATCACCTGGGGGCAACGCTG CCTGTGGGCCAGATGTCCAGCGCAGAACACGACCCCCGGAAGCAGCACCCTCCTGCCCAAG GAAGGGATAAATACGCCCCCGGCGCCGGCCCAGCCCTCCGCACCGATCTGTTTGACGACCCGTCCTACGTCAACGTGCAGAACCTGGACAGGTCGCGCCAGGCCTCTGCCGCCAGCATCCCAGGCACGGCCAACGGCAGTGCCCAGCGAGATCTCTTCGACATGA AGCCCTTCGAGGACGCCCTGCGTGTCCCGCCCACGGTGCCGGTGGGGCTGCCGCCGGCCCAGCTCCTGGCCTCCATGGAGGAGCAGCTGCGGCGGGAGCCCTGGTACCACGGGAAGATGAGCCGCAAGGAGGCGGAGAAGCTGCTGAAGGTGAACGGGGACTTCCTGGTGCGGGAGAGCACCACCACACCGGGCCAGTACGTGCTGACCGGGCTGCAGGGCGGGCAGCCCAAGCACCTGCTGCTGGTCGACCCCGAGGGAGTG GTGCGGACGAAGGATCATCGCTTTGAGAGCGTCAGTCACCTGATCAGCTACCACATGGACAATCACCTGCCCATCATCTCGGCGGGCAGCGAGCTGTGCCTGCAGCAGCCCGTGGAGAGGAGACTGTGA
- the SHC1 gene encoding SHC-transforming protein 1 isoform X2 produces MFLQFLLCRVLAALGSSPLQGAATSLPAPEPDWPPRAPPAWICCRRDMNKLSCGKKTRVEGGQLGGDEWTRHGSFVNKPTRGWLHPDDKVMGPGVSYLVRYMGCVEVLQSMRALDFNTRTQVTREAISLVCEAVPGAKGAVRRRKPCGRSLNSILGKSNLKFAGMPITLTISTSSLNLMASDCKQIIANHHMQSISFASGGDPDTAEYVAYVAKDPVNQRACHILECPEGLAQDVISTIGQAFELRFKQYLKNPPKLVTPHDRMAGFDGSAWDEEEEEPSDHQYYNDFPGKEPPLGGVVDMRLRDGASVAQAPNHLGATLPVGQMSSAEHDPRKQHPPAQGRDKYAPGAGPALRTDLFDDPSYVNVQNLDRSRQASAASIPGTANGSAQRDLFDMKPFEDALRVPPTVPVGLPPAQLLASMEEQLRREPWYHGKMSRKEAEKLLKVNGDFLVRESTTTPGQYVLTGLQGGQPKHLLLVDPEGVVRTKDHRFESVSHLISYHMDNHLPIISAGSELCLQQPVERRL; encoded by the exons ATGTTTCTGCAGTTCCTGCTCTGCAGGGTGCTGGCTGCCCTAGGCTCCTCGCCTCTCCAGGGGGCTGCCACCTCGCTCCCTGCTCCGGAGCCGGATTGGCCCCCCCGAGCCCCTCCAGCATGGATCTGCTGCAGAAGA GATATGAACAAGCTGAGCTGCGGGAAGAAGACGCGGGTGGAAGGCGGCCAGCTGGGGGGCGACGAATGGACCCGCCACGGCAGCTTCGTCAATAAGCCCACCCGCGGCTGGCTGCACCCCGACGACAAGGTCATGGGCCCCGGCGTCTCCTACCTCGTGAGG tACATGGGCTGCGTGGAAGTTCTGCAGTCCATGCGGGCGCTGGATTTCAACACCAGGACTCAGGTCACCAG GGAGGCGATCAGCCTGGTGTGCGAGGCAGTGCCCGGTGCCAAAGGAGCCGTCCGGAGGAGGAAG CCCTGCGGCCGCTCACTGAACTCCATCCTGGGCAAGAGCAACCTCAAATTTGCCGGCATGCCCATCACCCTCACCATCTCCACCAGCAGCCTCAACCTCATGGCGTCCGACTGCAAACAG atCATCGCCAACCATCACATGCAGTCCATCTCCTTCGCCTCAGGGGGGGACCCG GACACTGCAGAGTACGTTGCCTACGTTGCCAAAGACCCCGTCAATCAGAGAG ccTGCCATATCCTGGAGTGCCCCGAGGGCCTGGCGCAGGACGTGATCAGCACCATTGGGCAGGCCTTCGAGCTGCGCTTCAAGCAGTACTTGAAAAACCCCCCAAAGCTCGTAACTCCCCATGACAG GATGGCTGGGTTCGACGGCTCGGCCTgggacgaggaggaggaagagccatCGGACCACCAGTACTACAACGACTTCCCCGGCAAAGAGCCACCCCTCGGGGGCGTGGTGGACATGCGGCTGCGTGATGGCGCCAGCGTGGCACAGGCGCCCAATCACCTGGGGGCAACGCTG CCTGTGGGCCAGATGTCCAGCGCAGAACACGACCCCCGGAAGCAGCACCCTCCTGCCCAAG GAAGGGATAAATACGCCCCCGGCGCCGGCCCAGCCCTCCGCACCGATCTGTTTGACGACCCGTCCTACGTCAACGTGCAGAACCTGGACAGGTCGCGCCAGGCCTCTGCCGCCAGCATCCCAGGCACGGCCAACGGCAGTGCCCAGCGAGATCTCTTCGACATGA AGCCCTTCGAGGACGCCCTGCGTGTCCCGCCCACGGTGCCGGTGGGGCTGCCGCCGGCCCAGCTCCTGGCCTCCATGGAGGAGCAGCTGCGGCGGGAGCCCTGGTACCACGGGAAGATGAGCCGCAAGGAGGCGGAGAAGCTGCTGAAGGTGAACGGGGACTTCCTGGTGCGGGAGAGCACCACCACACCGGGCCAGTACGTGCTGACCGGGCTGCAGGGCGGGCAGCCCAAGCACCTGCTGCTGGTCGACCCCGAGGGAGTG GTGCGGACGAAGGATCATCGCTTTGAGAGCGTCAGTCACCTGATCAGCTACCACATGGACAATCACCTGCCCATCATCTCGGCGGGCAGCGAGCTGTGCCTGCAGCAGCCCGTGGAGAGGAGACTGTGA
- the SHC1 gene encoding SHC-transforming protein 1 isoform X1 yields the protein MDLLQKSKYSHLRNESVSSLEEAVAGVGSPGSPVESLVATQSLPGSLSSSSLSPMLPIGELSSESEDSPTTLCSFFPKMANLKLSYPANLLSLRGFSAVGMKEAGSLGEPGAPGPDSAGPVAVCPQDMNKLSCGKKTRVEGGQLGGDEWTRHGSFVNKPTRGWLHPDDKVMGPGVSYLVRYMGCVEVLQSMRALDFNTRTQVTREAISLVCEAVPGAKGAVRRRKPCGRSLNSILGKSNLKFAGMPITLTISTSSLNLMASDCKQIIANHHMQSISFASGGDPDTAEYVAYVAKDPVNQRACHILECPEGLAQDVISTIGQAFELRFKQYLKNPPKLVTPHDRMAGFDGSAWDEEEEEPSDHQYYNDFPGKEPPLGGVVDMRLRDGASVAQAPNHLGATLPVGQMSSAEHDPRKQHPPAQGRDKYAPGAGPALRTDLFDDPSYVNVQNLDRSRQASAASIPGTANGSAQRDLFDMKPFEDALRVPPTVPVGLPPAQLLASMEEQLRREPWYHGKMSRKEAEKLLKVNGDFLVRESTTTPGQYVLTGLQGGQPKHLLLVDPEGVVRTKDHRFESVSHLISYHMDNHLPIISAGSELCLQQPVERRL from the exons ATGGATCTGCTGCAGAAGAGTAAATACAGCCACCTCCGGAACGAGTCGGTCTCCTCCCTGGAGGAGGCAGTGGCCGGCGTGGGGTCCCCAGGGTCCCCAGTGGAGTCCCTCGTCGCCACGCAGTCCCTGCCCGGCTCCCTGTCGTCCTCCTCCCTCAGCCCCATGCTGCCCATCGGGGAGCTCTCGTCGGAGTCCGAGGACAGCCCCACCACCCTGTGCTCCTTCTTCCCCAAAATGGCCAACCTGAAGCTCTCCTACCCTGCCAACCTGCTCAGCCTGCGGGGCTTCTCGGCCGTCGGCATGAAGGAGGCGGGGAGCCTCGGGGAGCCGGGTGCCCCCGGCCCCGATTCAGCGGGGCCTGTCGCTGTCTGTCCCCAGGATATGAACAAGCTGAGCTGCGGGAAGAAGACGCGGGTGGAAGGCGGCCAGCTGGGGGGCGACGAATGGACCCGCCACGGCAGCTTCGTCAATAAGCCCACCCGCGGCTGGCTGCACCCCGACGACAAGGTCATGGGCCCCGGCGTCTCCTACCTCGTGAGG tACATGGGCTGCGTGGAAGTTCTGCAGTCCATGCGGGCGCTGGATTTCAACACCAGGACTCAGGTCACCAG GGAGGCGATCAGCCTGGTGTGCGAGGCAGTGCCCGGTGCCAAAGGAGCCGTCCGGAGGAGGAAG CCCTGCGGCCGCTCACTGAACTCCATCCTGGGCAAGAGCAACCTCAAATTTGCCGGCATGCCCATCACCCTCACCATCTCCACCAGCAGCCTCAACCTCATGGCGTCCGACTGCAAACAG atCATCGCCAACCATCACATGCAGTCCATCTCCTTCGCCTCAGGGGGGGACCCG GACACTGCAGAGTACGTTGCCTACGTTGCCAAAGACCCCGTCAATCAGAGAG ccTGCCATATCCTGGAGTGCCCCGAGGGCCTGGCGCAGGACGTGATCAGCACCATTGGGCAGGCCTTCGAGCTGCGCTTCAAGCAGTACTTGAAAAACCCCCCAAAGCTCGTAACTCCCCATGACAG GATGGCTGGGTTCGACGGCTCGGCCTgggacgaggaggaggaagagccatCGGACCACCAGTACTACAACGACTTCCCCGGCAAAGAGCCACCCCTCGGGGGCGTGGTGGACATGCGGCTGCGTGATGGCGCCAGCGTGGCACAGGCGCCCAATCACCTGGGGGCAACGCTG CCTGTGGGCCAGATGTCCAGCGCAGAACACGACCCCCGGAAGCAGCACCCTCCTGCCCAAG GAAGGGATAAATACGCCCCCGGCGCCGGCCCAGCCCTCCGCACCGATCTGTTTGACGACCCGTCCTACGTCAACGTGCAGAACCTGGACAGGTCGCGCCAGGCCTCTGCCGCCAGCATCCCAGGCACGGCCAACGGCAGTGCCCAGCGAGATCTCTTCGACATGA AGCCCTTCGAGGACGCCCTGCGTGTCCCGCCCACGGTGCCGGTGGGGCTGCCGCCGGCCCAGCTCCTGGCCTCCATGGAGGAGCAGCTGCGGCGGGAGCCCTGGTACCACGGGAAGATGAGCCGCAAGGAGGCGGAGAAGCTGCTGAAGGTGAACGGGGACTTCCTGGTGCGGGAGAGCACCACCACACCGGGCCAGTACGTGCTGACCGGGCTGCAGGGCGGGCAGCCCAAGCACCTGCTGCTGGTCGACCCCGAGGGAGTG GTGCGGACGAAGGATCATCGCTTTGAGAGCGTCAGTCACCTGATCAGCTACCACATGGACAATCACCTGCCCATCATCTCGGCGGGCAGCGAGCTGTGCCTGCAGCAGCCCGTGGAGAGGAGACTGTGA
- the SHC1 gene encoding SHC-transforming protein 1 isoform X4, producing MNKLSCGKKTRVEGGQLGGDEWTRHGSFVNKPTRGWLHPDDKVMGPGVSYLVRYMGCVEVLQSMRALDFNTRTQVTREAISLVCEAVPGAKGAVRRRKPCGRSLNSILGKSNLKFAGMPITLTISTSSLNLMASDCKQIIANHHMQSISFASGGDPDTAEYVAYVAKDPVNQRACHILECPEGLAQDVISTIGQAFELRFKQYLKNPPKLVTPHDRMAGFDGSAWDEEEEEPSDHQYYNDFPGKEPPLGGVVDMRLRDGASVAQAPNHLGATLPVGQMSSAEHDPRKQHPPAQGRDKYAPGAGPALRTDLFDDPSYVNVQNLDRSRQASAASIPGTANGSAQRDLFDMKPFEDALRVPPTVPVGLPPAQLLASMEEQLRREPWYHGKMSRKEAEKLLKVNGDFLVRESTTTPGQYVLTGLQGGQPKHLLLVDPEGVVRTKDHRFESVSHLISYHMDNHLPIISAGSELCLQQPVERRL from the exons ATGAACAAGCTGAGCTGCGGGAAGAAGACGCGGGTGGAAGGCGGCCAGCTGGGGGGCGACGAATGGACCCGCCACGGCAGCTTCGTCAATAAGCCCACCCGCGGCTGGCTGCACCCCGACGACAAGGTCATGGGCCCCGGCGTCTCCTACCTCGTGAGG tACATGGGCTGCGTGGAAGTTCTGCAGTCCATGCGGGCGCTGGATTTCAACACCAGGACTCAGGTCACCAG GGAGGCGATCAGCCTGGTGTGCGAGGCAGTGCCCGGTGCCAAAGGAGCCGTCCGGAGGAGGAAG CCCTGCGGCCGCTCACTGAACTCCATCCTGGGCAAGAGCAACCTCAAATTTGCCGGCATGCCCATCACCCTCACCATCTCCACCAGCAGCCTCAACCTCATGGCGTCCGACTGCAAACAG atCATCGCCAACCATCACATGCAGTCCATCTCCTTCGCCTCAGGGGGGGACCCG GACACTGCAGAGTACGTTGCCTACGTTGCCAAAGACCCCGTCAATCAGAGAG ccTGCCATATCCTGGAGTGCCCCGAGGGCCTGGCGCAGGACGTGATCAGCACCATTGGGCAGGCCTTCGAGCTGCGCTTCAAGCAGTACTTGAAAAACCCCCCAAAGCTCGTAACTCCCCATGACAG GATGGCTGGGTTCGACGGCTCGGCCTgggacgaggaggaggaagagccatCGGACCACCAGTACTACAACGACTTCCCCGGCAAAGAGCCACCCCTCGGGGGCGTGGTGGACATGCGGCTGCGTGATGGCGCCAGCGTGGCACAGGCGCCCAATCACCTGGGGGCAACGCTG CCTGTGGGCCAGATGTCCAGCGCAGAACACGACCCCCGGAAGCAGCACCCTCCTGCCCAAG GAAGGGATAAATACGCCCCCGGCGCCGGCCCAGCCCTCCGCACCGATCTGTTTGACGACCCGTCCTACGTCAACGTGCAGAACCTGGACAGGTCGCGCCAGGCCTCTGCCGCCAGCATCCCAGGCACGGCCAACGGCAGTGCCCAGCGAGATCTCTTCGACATGA AGCCCTTCGAGGACGCCCTGCGTGTCCCGCCCACGGTGCCGGTGGGGCTGCCGCCGGCCCAGCTCCTGGCCTCCATGGAGGAGCAGCTGCGGCGGGAGCCCTGGTACCACGGGAAGATGAGCCGCAAGGAGGCGGAGAAGCTGCTGAAGGTGAACGGGGACTTCCTGGTGCGGGAGAGCACCACCACACCGGGCCAGTACGTGCTGACCGGGCTGCAGGGCGGGCAGCCCAAGCACCTGCTGCTGGTCGACCCCGAGGGAGTG GTGCGGACGAAGGATCATCGCTTTGAGAGCGTCAGTCACCTGATCAGCTACCACATGGACAATCACCTGCCCATCATCTCGGCGGGCAGCGAGCTGTGCCTGCAGCAGCCCGTGGAGAGGAGACTGTGA